The Carnobacterium sp. 17-4 genome has a window encoding:
- a CDS encoding SDR family oxidoreductase produces the protein MKVLVVGANGQIGKIIVDKLQDSDKHSVRAMVRKPEQANALDMKDVEACLTDLEGPIEAIQNALKGMDAVVFSAGSGGKTGYDKTLSIDLDGAVKVMDAAKEVGVDRFIMVSAMNSDDRATWDNEEMKPYNIAKYYADRCLKQSGLTYTILRPGLLKNDPATGKIEVAENLPGGAISREDVAEVVVASLDNETTFNKAFDLLNGDLPIDEALKNL, from the coding sequence ATGAAGGTATTAGTAGTAGGTGCAAATGGGCAAATTGGTAAAATAATCGTAGATAAATTACAGGATAGCGACAAGCATTCAGTACGGGCCATGGTTCGGAAACCAGAACAAGCTAATGCATTAGACATGAAAGATGTTGAAGCGTGTTTAACAGATTTAGAAGGACCAATTGAAGCGATTCAAAATGCTCTTAAAGGTATGGATGCCGTTGTTTTCTCTGCTGGTTCAGGTGGGAAAACTGGCTACGACAAAACGTTGTCCATTGATTTAGATGGAGCTGTGAAAGTTATGGATGCAGCAAAAGAAGTTGGCGTCGACCGTTTTATTATGGTCAGCGCAATGAACTCAGATGATCGTGCAACTTGGGACAATGAAGAAATGAAACCATACAATATTGCTAAGTATTATGCTGATCGTTGCTTGAAACAAAGTGGATTAACGTACACAATTTTGCGTCCTGGCTTATTGAAAAATGATCCAGCTACAGGAAAAATTGAAGTGGCCGAAAACTTACCAGGTGGCGCCATCTCTCGTGAAGACGTGGCAGAAGTGGTAGTTGCAAGTTTAGATAATGAAACAACTTTTAATAAAGCCTTTGATCTTTTAAATGGAGATTTGCCAATAGATGAAGCATTAAAAAATCTATAA
- a CDS encoding zinc-dependent alcohol dehydrogenase, which translates to MRAVTWQGNEKMEVRNVPDPTIQEPTDMIVRITATAICGSDLHLYHNGKPVMEEDYVVGHEPMGIVEEVGPGVKKVKKGDRVVIPFNIGCGECHFCTHEMESQCDNSNPNPSFDNGGLFGFGKMHGNYPGGQAEFLRVPFADFTSFVVPENELPDEKVLFLSDIVPTAYWSVESSGIKEGDTVIIIGSGPVGLFAQKFAKMKGAKRVIAVDNVKHRLDHAHKTNNVETVNFKDVTEVGKFLYDTTNGGADVVIDCVGMDGVMPAKEKAKTLLSAQSGTISPLVTASESVKKFGTVQVTGVYMTPSASFPMNDFFNRNVILKTGQAPVIHLMPKLYDMIEKNVFDPTDIITHTMPLEQAAQAYDIFDKKADQNIKVILKPGMV; encoded by the coding sequence ATGCGTGCAGTAACCTGGCAAGGAAATGAAAAAATGGAAGTTCGAAATGTTCCAGATCCAACAATTCAAGAACCTACCGATATGATTGTCCGCATTACAGCAACGGCTATTTGCGGATCTGATTTACATTTGTATCATAATGGAAAACCGGTAATGGAAGAAGATTATGTAGTGGGTCACGAACCAATGGGCATCGTTGAAGAAGTCGGTCCTGGTGTTAAAAAGGTAAAAAAAGGCGATCGAGTTGTTATTCCATTTAACATTGGGTGTGGCGAATGTCATTTCTGTACACACGAGATGGAAAGCCAATGTGACAATTCCAATCCAAATCCTTCTTTTGACAATGGTGGTCTTTTTGGTTTTGGTAAAATGCATGGTAACTATCCAGGAGGCCAAGCAGAGTTTTTACGCGTACCTTTTGCTGATTTCACTTCTTTTGTTGTTCCAGAAAACGAACTACCAGATGAAAAAGTACTTTTCTTATCCGATATTGTTCCTACTGCTTACTGGAGTGTAGAAAGTAGCGGTATTAAAGAAGGTGATACGGTTATAATTATTGGCTCTGGTCCAGTTGGTCTTTTTGCTCAAAAATTTGCTAAAATGAAAGGTGCTAAACGTGTTATCGCGGTTGATAACGTGAAGCATCGTTTAGATCACGCACATAAAACGAATAATGTTGAAACGGTTAATTTTAAAGACGTTACTGAAGTTGGAAAATTCCTTTATGACACTACTAACGGTGGCGCAGATGTCGTTATTGATTGTGTTGGGATGGATGGTGTAATGCCTGCCAAAGAAAAAGCTAAGACTCTTCTAAGCGCTCAAAGTGGAACCATCAGCCCACTTGTTACCGCATCAGAAAGTGTTAAGAAATTTGGTACGGTTCAAGTTACTGGAGTTTATATGACACCTTCTGCTAGTTTCCCAATGAATGACTTTTTCAATCGAAATGTTATTTTAAAAACTGGTCAAGCACCTGTTATTCACCTTATGCCAAAATTGTATGACATGATTGAGAAAAACGTTTTTGATCCGACAGACATCATTACACACACGATGCCGTTGGAACAAGCCGCACAAGCTTATGATATTTTTGATAAAAAAGCAGATCAAAATATAAAAGTAATCTTAAAACCTGGAATGGTATAG
- a CDS encoding MFS transporter: protein MKLLADKNFLSLFMGRLTTNAGDSIYYITTTWLAAEITNDPFYVGLTSAVILIPKGLQFLWGPLVDRWNIKPVLIMTQLIQAVLILLIPILYYMNLLTIYNLLPIVFLAAIIAELGYPVQLKALPAMLPKNKLLQGNSLLAIANQTADIVMNALSGILLAILGIVTLYLVDSIMFTLAALLFSLIKLKKAPLEAVKVEKLNLKNYGLEMKIGLKVVFNSMIWVFLIANVVINFCLGVMYAILPIYANSLGGEEKYGYILTAISIGTVLGSLISTKLNKVPIGLFISSSFIVAFILWGIAPFMSFYFFLLLFTLCWIPIGSANIILGSVMQSVLPLTIIGRTNSVMSSFGAIAMPIGSLIGGLLVRYFESNLVLSIAAIGFLVVGLTWLFNKKLRNLPNSETISYKDFNIPKEFIEL, encoded by the coding sequence ATGAAGTTGTTAGCAGATAAAAATTTCCTGTCTCTTTTCATGGGACGTTTAACGACTAATGCGGGTGATAGTATCTATTACATAACAACCACTTGGTTAGCAGCGGAAATAACAAATGACCCTTTTTATGTGGGCTTAACGAGTGCTGTTATATTGATACCTAAAGGATTACAATTTTTATGGGGTCCTTTAGTAGATCGCTGGAATATCAAGCCTGTGCTAATAATGACCCAATTAATTCAAGCAGTATTGATTCTTCTGATTCCTATTCTTTATTATATGAACCTATTAACCATTTACAACTTATTGCCTATCGTTTTTTTAGCAGCAATAATCGCAGAACTAGGTTATCCTGTCCAACTAAAAGCTCTTCCTGCTATGCTACCTAAAAATAAACTTCTTCAAGGAAATTCTTTATTAGCAATAGCTAATCAAACAGCAGATATAGTTATGAATGCATTGTCTGGAATACTATTAGCTATTTTAGGAATAGTCACCTTGTATTTAGTAGATTCAATTATGTTTACTCTAGCAGCTCTTTTATTTTCTCTAATAAAATTAAAAAAAGCTCCTTTAGAAGCTGTCAAAGTAGAGAAGTTAAACTTAAAAAATTATGGTTTAGAAATGAAAATTGGCTTGAAAGTCGTTTTCAATTCTATGATATGGGTTTTTCTAATAGCAAATGTAGTTATTAATTTTTGCTTAGGCGTCATGTACGCTATATTGCCTATTTACGCAAATTCGCTTGGCGGAGAAGAGAAGTACGGATATATATTAACTGCTATTTCAATTGGAACCGTTTTAGGGTCCTTAATTAGCACTAAGTTAAATAAAGTTCCCATTGGACTATTCATTTCTTCATCCTTTATTGTAGCGTTTATTTTATGGGGTATTGCTCCATTTATGAGTTTTTATTTCTTTCTTTTATTATTTACGTTGTGCTGGATACCAATAGGATCCGCAAATATTATTTTAGGATCCGTAATGCAGTCTGTTCTCCCATTGACTATTATTGGAAGAACAAATTCTGTTATGTCTAGTTTTGGTGCAATTGCAATGCCTATAGGTTCCTTAATTGGAGGATTACTCGTAAGATATTTTGAGAGTAACTTAGTTCTTTCCATAGCAGCTATAGGTTTTCTAGTAGTAGGGTTGACATGGTTATTCAATAAGAAACTTCGAAATCTTCCTAATAGCGAAACCATTAGTTATAAAGATTTTAATATACCTAAAGAATTCATAGAGTTGTAA
- the guaC gene encoding GMP reductase, producing MKVFDYEDVQLIPNKSIVSSRSECDTTIEFGGRKFNLPVVPANMQTVIDETLAIWLAENNFFYVMHRFDEEDRIPFIQRMNEKGLYSSISVGVKAAEYTFIETLAKENLVPEYITIDIAHGHSDLVINMIHHIKKYLPGTFLIAGNVGTPEAVRELENAGADATKVGIGPGKVCITKLKTGFGTGGWQLAALRLCAKAARKPLIADGGVRDHGDIAKSIRFGASMVMMGSLFSGHDQSPGKTIEKDGKMYKEYFGSASEYQKGEHKNVEGKKILVEYKGDIAETLLEMKQDLQSSISYAGGNDVESIRKVDYVIVKNSIFNGDR from the coding sequence ATGAAAGTTTTTGACTATGAAGATGTTCAACTCATTCCTAATAAAAGTATTGTAAGCAGCAGATCTGAATGTGATACAACAATTGAATTTGGTGGTAGAAAATTTAATTTACCAGTAGTACCAGCTAACATGCAAACGGTTATTGATGAAACATTAGCTATCTGGTTAGCAGAAAATAACTTTTTCTATGTGATGCACCGTTTTGATGAGGAAGACAGAATTCCTTTTATTCAACGAATGAATGAAAAAGGGCTATATTCTTCGATTAGTGTAGGTGTTAAAGCAGCAGAATACACATTTATTGAAACTTTAGCGAAAGAAAATTTAGTACCAGAATACATTACGATTGATATTGCTCATGGACACTCTGACTTAGTAATCAATATGATTCACCATATCAAGAAGTACTTACCTGGAACATTTTTGATTGCAGGGAATGTTGGGACTCCAGAAGCTGTTCGCGAATTAGAAAATGCTGGGGCTGATGCGACTAAAGTAGGTATTGGACCAGGAAAAGTATGTATTACAAAATTGAAAACAGGATTTGGTACTGGCGGCTGGCAATTAGCTGCGTTGCGTTTATGTGCTAAAGCTGCAAGAAAGCCATTGATCGCTGATGGCGGAGTACGAGATCATGGCGACATCGCTAAATCAATCCGTTTTGGAGCGTCTATGGTTATGATGGGATCATTATTCTCAGGACATGATCAATCTCCAGGAAAAACGATTGAAAAAGATGGTAAAATGTACAAAGAATACTTTGGTAGTGCATCAGAATACCAAAAAGGTGAACATAAGAACGTTGAAGGCAAGAAAATTCTTGTAGAATACAAAGGCGATATCGCTGAAACACTATTGGAAATGAAACAAGATCTACAATCTTCTATCTCGTATGCTGGTGGAAATGATGTAGAGTCGATCCGCAAAGTTGATTATGTAATTGTTAAAAATTCAATATTTAACGGAGATCGTTAG
- the tyrS gene encoding tyrosine--tRNA ligase, with amino-acid sequence MNIIDELEWRDAINQQTDEAGLKKLIDQKKIGLYCGVDPTGDSMHIGHLIPFMILKRFQLAGHRPVIVIGGATGSIGDPSGKSEERVLQTSEQVQNNSDKLSRQMENLFDAGKKEESIRMVNNLDWTKEISLLDFLRNIGKSFNVNTMLSKDIVASRLETGISFTEFTYQILQSIDFLHLYRHEDVQLQIGGADQWGNITAGLEYIRKQEGSEAEAYGLTIPLMLKADGTKFGKTAGGAIWLDPEKTTPYEFYQFWLNQDDRDVVKYLKYFTFLTKEEIEALGEKIAAEPHKREAQKTLASEMTLFVHGEQALKDAEKITAALFSGDVKSLTADQIEEGFKNMPTFESSKEERNIVEWLVDVVGIEPSRRQAREDINNGALSMNGEKITDVEAIVTPENSFDERFILIRKGKKKYFLIKLV; translated from the coding sequence ATGAACATTATTGATGAACTAGAATGGCGCGATGCCATTAACCAACAAACAGATGAAGCTGGTTTAAAAAAATTGATTGACCAAAAAAAGATAGGATTATACTGTGGGGTTGATCCAACTGGTGATAGCATGCATATTGGTCATTTGATTCCTTTTATGATCTTGAAAAGATTTCAATTAGCTGGTCACCGTCCAGTCATTGTTATTGGTGGTGCTACTGGTTCAATCGGCGATCCAAGTGGAAAATCAGAAGAACGTGTTTTACAAACTAGTGAACAAGTTCAAAATAATTCCGATAAATTATCTCGTCAAATGGAAAACCTATTTGATGCAGGTAAAAAGGAAGAATCTATTCGTATGGTAAACAATTTGGATTGGACAAAAGAAATCTCTTTACTCGATTTTTTACGCAATATTGGGAAAAGTTTTAACGTCAACACTATGTTGTCTAAAGACATCGTTGCTAGTCGTTTGGAAACCGGTATTTCATTTACTGAATTTACTTATCAAATTTTGCAATCAATCGATTTCTTACACTTATACCGACATGAAGATGTTCAATTACAAATTGGTGGCGCAGACCAATGGGGAAATATTACCGCTGGTTTAGAATACATTCGTAAACAAGAAGGTTCTGAGGCTGAAGCCTATGGGTTGACCATTCCATTAATGTTAAAAGCGGACGGAACTAAATTTGGAAAAACTGCTGGTGGTGCTATTTGGTTAGATCCAGAAAAAACCACTCCTTATGAATTTTACCAATTCTGGTTAAATCAAGATGACCGTGATGTCGTGAAATACTTGAAGTACTTTACGTTCTTAACAAAAGAAGAAATTGAAGCTTTAGGTGAAAAAATAGCAGCTGAGCCACATAAACGGGAAGCACAAAAAACGTTAGCCAGCGAAATGACTCTATTTGTCCATGGCGAGCAAGCTTTAAAAGATGCTGAAAAGATTACTGCAGCTCTTTTTTCCGGTGATGTAAAAAGTTTAACGGCTGACCAAATCGAAGAAGGATTTAAAAACATGCCTACTTTCGAATCTTCAAAAGAAGAACGGAATATTGTTGAATGGTTAGTCGATGTAGTCGGTATTGAACCTTCTAGACGCCAAGCTCGTGAAGATATCAATAATGGTGCTCTATCCATGAACGGCGAAAAAATTACAGACGTTGAGGCTATTGTGACACCTGAGAACTCTTTTGATGAACGTTTTATCCTTATTCGTAAAGGAAAGAAAAAATACTTCTTGATTAAATTAGTTTAA
- a CDS encoding helix-turn-helix domain-containing protein, whose product MKRESTADYDIKMENVRYSAPQRYYGTRILFVIKGSATISFGGRNFEMEENDILIVNRTNNYSVMGSEDNCIISLSISSQFFVTHYKEYFHYNFFCFSQELDPGREGMIAQLRRWLSEIMIADSRKDESNTLEIRSNLYQIMLLMTRFFKREAPHWKGVDTSDERIARIIQLIEQRYAEPLTLSELAEHENLSSSYLSRYFKQMTGMGFLNYLNQVRLKHSLDDLLYTSDNLFQIAMKNGFSTAKNYTVVFKTIYNQTPAQYRKEHQHEQLEQHEALINKVEAHTVLDSPAILDRLASYLDEGIDQSYTIDEEHLEERRIVLNSEGEQELKHEKHIIFIGELKELLNENVKKQLILTKQQMRVDFVGIQKLFEETIPLTETDLSEGAGSSTAYANSDIVLQFLKEQGIHLFLKLEYKQISQNEDYYFKKIDQFIQHALQGFGRDFVEKWQILFYSKEDSSIEATELERVYLKVWQVIKNKSSKMKVGAFFPYDEQKEELPENQQWQIEHASKIEFIGYEADQNDVINFHDINVEEFSKSHRYIIDKTKKIKSFMQQKQIDRPMFLTNWNMLSGNTRYINGNFFRGALILKKVLELENDVEGIGFWINSEIHERLQDCSNNLIDSLDLFHFFNEKRPTFYTMRFKERLRGMVIARGSDYLMTENEDGYQLIIFNERQFSPRYSIDELFVKNRSKELHIHLKGIKPGNYQIRTFKFDRDNGGLYSKWWNLNSKYGIDHEMMDHIVQSLSPALDIKDEYLNEEWSFYSLLTTNAIHFIEFRKAIE is encoded by the coding sequence ATGAAAAGAGAAAGTACAGCAGACTATGACATAAAAATGGAAAATGTCCGTTATTCTGCTCCTCAACGGTATTATGGAACAAGAATCTTATTTGTTATTAAAGGATCTGCAACTATTTCATTTGGAGGACGTAATTTTGAAATGGAAGAAAATGATATTTTAATTGTTAATCGTACCAATAACTATTCCGTAATGGGAAGTGAAGATAATTGCATTATTTCACTTAGCATTTCTAGTCAGTTTTTTGTGACTCATTATAAGGAATACTTTCATTACAATTTTTTCTGTTTTTCACAGGAATTAGATCCTGGCAGAGAAGGAATGATTGCTCAATTAAGACGATGGCTATCTGAAATCATGATTGCAGATTCTAGGAAAGATGAGAGCAATACGCTGGAGATTCGGAGCAACTTGTATCAAATTATGTTACTGATGACTCGCTTTTTTAAAAGAGAAGCTCCACATTGGAAAGGTGTGGATACAAGTGATGAACGAATCGCACGAATTATTCAGTTAATTGAACAGAGGTATGCAGAACCGCTGACCCTTTCTGAGTTAGCAGAACATGAAAACCTGTCTTCTTCATATCTATCGCGCTATTTCAAGCAAATGACAGGTATGGGATTTTTAAATTACCTAAATCAAGTTCGTTTAAAACATAGCCTAGATGACTTATTGTATACTTCAGATAATTTATTTCAAATAGCGATGAAAAATGGTTTTTCGACTGCAAAAAACTACACGGTCGTTTTTAAAACGATTTATAACCAAACACCTGCTCAGTATCGAAAAGAACACCAACATGAACAATTAGAACAGCATGAAGCATTGATCAACAAAGTTGAAGCTCACACAGTTCTTGATTCTCCTGCTATTTTAGATAGACTGGCTAGTTATTTAGATGAAGGAATAGATCAAAGTTATACGATAGATGAAGAACACCTTGAAGAACGTAGAATTGTTCTAAATAGTGAAGGTGAGCAAGAGTTAAAACATGAAAAGCACATCATATTTATTGGTGAATTAAAAGAATTATTAAATGAAAATGTTAAAAAACAATTAATTTTAACCAAGCAACAAATGCGTGTAGACTTTGTAGGGATTCAAAAACTCTTTGAAGAGACGATACCTTTAACTGAAACTGATCTATCTGAAGGGGCTGGTAGTTCTACTGCATATGCGAATTCTGATATTGTTCTGCAATTTTTAAAAGAACAAGGAATCCATTTATTCTTAAAGTTAGAGTACAAGCAAATTAGTCAGAACGAAGATTATTACTTTAAAAAAATTGATCAATTCATTCAACATGCTTTGCAAGGTTTTGGGCGTGATTTTGTAGAAAAATGGCAAATTCTATTTTATAGTAAAGAAGATTCTTCAATAGAAGCAACAGAGTTAGAGCGCGTTTATTTAAAAGTCTGGCAAGTAATCAAAAATAAATCTAGCAAAATGAAAGTGGGAGCATTTTTTCCATATGATGAACAAAAAGAAGAGCTTCCAGAAAATCAACAGTGGCAAATCGAGCATGCAAGTAAAATTGAATTTATCGGTTATGAAGCAGACCAAAACGACGTTATTAATTTTCATGATATTAATGTGGAAGAATTTTCTAAGAGTCATCGTTACATTATCGATAAAACGAAAAAAATTAAATCGTTTATGCAGCAAAAGCAAATCGATCGACCAATGTTTTTGACTAACTGGAACATGTTATCTGGAAATACTCGATATATCAATGGGAATTTCTTTAGAGGAGCGCTAATTTTAAAAAAGGTTTTAGAATTAGAAAATGACGTAGAAGGAATCGGTTTCTGGATCAATAGTGAAATTCATGAGCGATTACAAGATTGTTCTAATAATCTAATCGATAGTTTAGATTTGTTTCATTTCTTTAATGAAAAAAGACCGACCTTTTATACTATGCGTTTTAAAGAAAGGTTAAGAGGAATGGTCATTGCACGGGGATCAGACTATCTAATGACTGAAAATGAAGACGGATATCAACTGATTATTTTCAATGAGCGACAATTTAGTCCCCGATACTCAATTGATGAACTATTTGTAAAAAATCGAAGCAAAGAATTACACATTCATCTCAAAGGGATTAAGCCAGGTAATTATCAAATCCGTACGTTCAAATTCGATCGAGATAACGGAGGATTATACTCTAAGTGGTGGAATCTGAATAGTAAGTACGGTATTGATCATGAAATGATGGATCATATTGTTCAATCTCTTAGTCCAGCACTGGATATCAAAGATGAATATTTAAATGAAGAATGGTCTTTTTATTCTTTATTGACAACTAATGCAATCCATTTTATTGAGTTCCGTAAGGCCATTGAATAG
- the yidD gene encoding membrane protein insertion efficiency factor YidD, translating to MKKVIIASIKGYQKGISPLFQPSCRYYPTCSQYAIEAIEKHGAVKGTVMGTARILRCHPFIKGGYDPVPKKFTLRKNREIKTIKN from the coding sequence ATGAAAAAAGTAATTATTGCTAGCATTAAAGGCTATCAAAAAGGCATTTCTCCTTTATTTCAGCCAAGTTGCCGCTATTATCCAACCTGCTCGCAGTATGCAATCGAAGCGATTGAGAAACACGGTGCAGTCAAAGGTACAGTAATGGGAACAGCCCGTATTTTAAGGTGTCACCCTTTTATTAAAGGTGGATATGATCCAGTTCCAAAAAAATTTACTTTAAGAAAAAATAGAGAAATAAAAACAATAAAAAATTAG
- a CDS encoding ArsR family transcriptional regulator: MIERYIIKTYTQLKTISDPLRVKIVIMLIEKELTVTEISKEIGLEKAKVFYHLKELEKQKMIAIVRKEEVKGNIYKYYRATHNGFKIDKNLLPLSKEYAEDVYSSIIMQQLENTKEVVSKNRHLITEETSMSQTVQIHCSKNQFDVWKEKYNQLISELDQMESANNDHIFYINTTAIEIENKVFE; encoded by the coding sequence ATGATAGAAAGATATATAATAAAAACCTATACTCAACTGAAAACAATTTCTGATCCTTTAAGAGTAAAAATAGTTATTATGCTTATCGAAAAAGAATTGACTGTTACTGAAATCAGTAAAGAGATAGGGTTAGAAAAAGCAAAGGTTTTTTATCATCTTAAAGAACTAGAAAAACAAAAAATGATTGCTATTGTTAGAAAAGAAGAAGTAAAAGGGAATATCTATAAGTATTATAGGGCTACACATAATGGCTTTAAAATAGATAAAAATTTGTTGCCTCTGTCAAAAGAATATGCAGAAGATGTTTATAGTTCAATAATTATGCAGCAACTTGAAAATACAAAAGAAGTAGTCTCTAAGAATAGACACTTAATAACAGAAGAGACGAGTATGTCTCAAACGGTACAAATCCATTGTTCAAAAAATCAATTTGATGTATGGAAAGAAAAGTACAACCAATTAATAAGTGAACTGGATCAAATGGAAAGTGCTAATAATGACCATATTTTTTATATCAATACTACTGCAATAGAAATCGAAAACAAAGTTTTTGAATAG
- the abc-f gene encoding ribosomal protection-like ABC-F family protein produces MSLFNMKNVTQTYGADTIFSNLSLDITTSKKIGLIGQNGEGKTTLLKLIAGIEQPSNGKISWQKNLTVGMLAQLPKQDDHLLVYKILAKSFADIFLLENKMEQLSLKMSDPNAPLEKLLDQYGQLQQDFEELGGYEVDASIRRVTSGLHIDALLEKEWKTLSGGERTKVGLAKILLEHPDLLLLDEPTNHLDILAIEWLTQFVKNYDGAIIIVSHDRYFLDDVVQEIVEIEQGELHYYFGNYSDYVKEREKRILNEFQDYQDQQKKIKKMKEAIKRLKEWANRSNPPSDAMHRRAKNMEKALARIELVKKPLLEQHKMEVQLTTKKRSSKDLFQLNGVSKHYGEKLLFENLELHVHYQDRIAIVGANGTGKSTLLNLLLGKIKPDTGSVEVGSSLSIGYLSQHAFEMSTQFTVIEEFRDKISVSEGAARHILAKFLFYGQDVFKKMNQLSGGERMRLRWAQLVHLNHNVLILDEPTNHLDIDSKEMIEEALSQFKGTIIAVSHDRYFLDKFFDTTYLLQNEHLVKYLGNYSYVRSKLKE; encoded by the coding sequence ATGAGTCTATTTAATATGAAAAATGTAACACAAACTTATGGAGCTGACACGATTTTTAGTAATTTAAGTCTGGATATTACTACCTCAAAAAAGATTGGTTTGATTGGACAAAATGGTGAAGGAAAAACAACCTTACTCAAACTCATTGCTGGTATTGAGCAGCCTAGTAATGGCAAGATCTCTTGGCAAAAAAACTTAACCGTTGGCATGCTTGCTCAACTTCCAAAACAAGATGATCATCTATTGGTATATAAAATTTTAGCAAAAAGCTTCGCTGACATTTTTCTTTTGGAGAATAAAATGGAGCAACTCAGTTTAAAAATGTCAGACCCTAACGCTCCTTTAGAAAAGCTTTTAGATCAATATGGACAATTGCAGCAAGATTTTGAAGAACTAGGCGGATACGAGGTTGATGCTTCCATTCGCCGCGTAACAAGTGGCTTGCACATTGACGCTCTACTGGAAAAAGAGTGGAAAACCTTGAGTGGCGGAGAACGGACAAAAGTTGGTTTAGCAAAAATTTTACTGGAACACCCTGATTTACTTTTGCTTGATGAACCCACAAATCATTTAGATATTCTAGCTATTGAATGGTTGACTCAGTTTGTGAAGAACTATGATGGAGCAATCATCATAGTTTCACATGATCGCTACTTTTTAGATGATGTTGTACAGGAGATTGTTGAGATTGAACAAGGAGAACTGCATTATTATTTTGGAAATTACTCTGATTATGTTAAGGAACGAGAAAAACGAATACTAAACGAATTTCAAGATTATCAAGATCAGCAGAAAAAAATAAAAAAAATGAAAGAAGCCATCAAACGCTTAAAAGAATGGGCAAACCGTTCTAATCCACCAAGCGATGCAATGCACCGCCGTGCAAAAAATATGGAAAAGGCTTTGGCTAGAATTGAGTTAGTCAAAAAACCACTTCTTGAGCAACATAAAATGGAGGTTCAATTAACGACTAAAAAGCGGTCTAGTAAAGATCTCTTTCAGTTAAATGGAGTCAGTAAACACTATGGAGAGAAGTTATTATTTGAAAATCTTGAACTTCACGTTCACTATCAAGATCGTATCGCCATTGTTGGGGCCAACGGAACTGGAAAAAGCACTTTACTAAATCTATTACTCGGAAAAATCAAACCGGATACTGGAAGCGTTGAAGTAGGCTCTTCTCTGTCCATCGGCTATCTCTCCCAACATGCCTTTGAAATGTCTACTCAATTTACAGTGATCGAAGAGTTTCGCGATAAAATTTCCGTTTCAGAAGGTGCAGCAAGGCATATTTTAGCAAAATTTTTATTTTACGGACAAGATGTCTTTAAAAAAATGAATCAACTATCTGGTGGGGAAAGAATGCGTTTAAGGTGGGCACAGCTCGTTCATTTAAATCATAACGTTCTTATTTTGGATGAACCTACTAACCATTTGGATATTGACTCCAAAGAAATGATTGAAGAAGCCTTAAGCCAGTTTAAAGGAACGATTATTGCTGTTTCACATGATCGCTATTTTTTAGATAAATTTTTTGATACAACTTATCTTTTGCAAAATGAACACCTTGTAAAATATCTAGGAAACTATTCTTATGTCCGATCAAAACTGAAAGAATAG
- a CDS encoding GNAT family N-acetyltransferase yields MNHNNLTLNEIEINDREKFIDYLLMADENEGIVEKYIQTGKMYSINDLQEIIGIILFTFPTEDVVEIKNLALIESSRGKGYGNEVIQRAVCLFQEKGYRKIIVGTANSSIGNISFYQKAGFRIVSIRKNFFLNYPELIIENGIRALDMILFENIL; encoded by the coding sequence ATGAATCATAACAATCTAACACTTAATGAGATAGAAATTAACGATAGAGAAAAATTTATAGACTATTTACTTATGGCGGATGAGAATGAGGGAATTGTAGAAAAGTATATTCAAACCGGTAAAATGTATTCAATTAATGATTTGCAAGAAATAATAGGCATTATTCTGTTTACTTTTCCTACTGAAGACGTAGTTGAAATCAAAAATCTAGCTTTAATAGAATCTAGTCGTGGTAAAGGTTACGGAAATGAAGTTATCCAAAGAGCAGTTTGTTTATTTCAAGAAAAAGGGTATCGTAAAATAATTGTAGGAACAGCTAATTCTAGTATTGGAAACATTTCTTTTTATCAAAAAGCGGGATTTAGAATTGTAAGTATAAGAAAAAATTTCTTTTTAAACTACCCAGAACTGATTATCGAAAATGGCATAAGGGCGCTAGATATGATTCTATTTGAGAACATACTTTAA